In Spiroplasma chinense, a single window of DNA contains:
- a CDS encoding DivIVA domain-containing protein, with the protein MANYIKLTKQEILEKDFEVEYKGYKVEDVDAFLDMISEDYKLFAENEAKKDRKIQELEIAYNQLQEEHTNVLAALKLTKQQQEELAKQGLSSSALVKRISMLEKANSEKD; encoded by the coding sequence ATGGCTAATTATATTAAATTAACAAAACAAGAAATTTTAGAAAAAGATTTCGAAGTAGAATACAAGGGTTATAAAGTTGAAGATGTTGATGCTTTTTTAGATATGATATCTGAAGACTATAAATTATTTGCAGAAAATGAAGCAAAAAAAGATAGAAAGATCCAAGAACTTGAAATTGCTTATAATCAACTTCAAGAAGAACATACTAACGTTTTAGCGGCTTTAAAACTTACAAAACAACAACAAGAAGAGCTTGCAAAACAAGGACTTTCAAGTAGTGCGTTAGTAAAAAGAATTTCTATGCTAGAAAAAGCAAATAGTGAAAAAGATTAG
- a CDS encoding CinA family protein encodes MKYLFDYLKKHNLKLSTCESFTGGMFANQFTNIPGASNFFTGSFVCYSNDFKIEQVNIDQEVIKKYSEVSQETLQLMLKNTQEALKTDICFAFTGWATPIDKTNKNSGLSYVGFLLKDKIFMFEFIIKHNFSRKKYKKRAIKFVLKEFKKVS; translated from the coding sequence ATGAAATATTTATTTGATTATTTGAAAAAACACAATTTAAAATTATCAACTTGTGAATCATTTACAGGGGGAATGTTTGCAAACCAATTTACAAACATTCCTGGAGCAAGTAACTTTTTTACGGGTTCTTTTGTTTGTTATTCAAATGATTTTAAAATAGAACAAGTAAATATTGACCAAGAAGTAATTAAAAAATATAGTGAGGTCTCACAAGAAACATTACAGTTAATGTTAAAAAATACTCAAGAAGCACTAAAAACAGATATTTGTTTTGCTTTTACTGGGTGAGCAACTCCAATTGACAAAACTAACAAAAATAGTGGTTTAAGCTATGTTGGTTTTTTGTTAAAGGATAAAATATTTATGTTTGAATTTATAATCAAACATAATTTTTCAAGAAAAAAATATAAAAAAAGAGCAATAAAATTTGTTTTAAAAGAATTTAAAAAAGTTTCATAA